The following are encoded in a window of Roseimaritima ulvae genomic DNA:
- a CDS encoding ABC transporter ATP-binding protein, whose translation MSELQPIVEIQNLTKHYGDFAALEDLSLTVHRGQILGFIGPNGAGKTTTIKILVGLAKPTSGAARIAGVDCAKQSARIKRLVGYMPDGFGAYDNMRVREYLDFFGAAFGIPRRQRQRRIDEVLEITASTYMRDRFVESLSHGMQQRVGIARTLLHDPEVLIFDEPANGLDPQARIEMRELLLHLAACDKTLIVTSHILPELSRICDQVAILTHGRLRAAGSLDKIMHDLRQRRMIEIQLTSGEKAEQAEQVLRKILHDDEPVTVSPAESMVRFETVRSDDALSEVLGSLVQAGVKLAQFRELQADLEDAFLSVIRQTEDESEPAEPVG comes from the coding sequence ATGAGCGAGCTTCAACCGATCGTTGAAATTCAAAACCTGACCAAGCACTACGGTGATTTTGCGGCCCTCGAGGACCTCAGTTTGACCGTCCACCGCGGCCAGATTTTGGGATTCATCGGACCCAATGGCGCCGGCAAAACCACGACGATCAAAATCCTCGTGGGGCTGGCCAAACCAACCTCGGGCGCCGCTCGCATCGCCGGCGTTGATTGTGCCAAACAGTCGGCCCGAATCAAACGCTTGGTCGGCTATATGCCCGACGGTTTCGGGGCCTACGACAATATGCGCGTCCGCGAATACTTGGACTTCTTTGGCGCCGCCTTTGGGATCCCCCGCCGCCAACGACAACGCCGGATCGACGAAGTTCTGGAAATCACCGCCAGCACCTACATGCGTGATCGGTTCGTGGAAAGTCTCAGCCATGGCATGCAACAACGCGTCGGCATCGCTCGCACACTGCTGCATGATCCCGAGGTGTTGATTTTCGACGAACCCGCCAACGGACTGGATCCACAAGCTCGTATCGAGATGCGGGAACTGCTGCTGCATCTGGCCGCCTGCGATAAAACGCTGATTGTGACCAGCCATATCTTGCCTGAATTGTCGCGGATCTGTGACCAAGTGGCCATCCTCACGCATGGCCGACTGCGGGCCGCGGGATCGCTTGACAAAATCATGCACGATTTGAGACAGCGGCGCATGATCGAGATCCAGTTGACCTCCGGTGAGAAGGCCGAGCAAGCCGAGCAGGTGTTGCGGAAAATTCTGCACGATGATGAACCGGTGACGGTGTCCCCAGCCGAATCGATGGTTCGATTTGAGACCGTGCGAAGCGACGACGCGCTGAGCGAAGTGTTGGGCTCGCTGGTGCAAGCCGGCGTCAAGTTGGCTCAATTCCGTGAGCTGCAGGCGGACTTGGAAGATGCCTTCTTGTCGGTCATTCGGCAAACCGAGGACGAATCGGAACCGGCTGAGCCGGTGGGTTAG
- the cobU gene encoding bifunctional adenosylcobinamide kinase/adenosylcobinamide-phosphate guanylyltransferase encodes MMHSTVQPEPGNAAAATSNEGSLTLVLGGVRSGKSAFAQSLAARLGGERVLFVATAQPHDDEMQRRIDHHRRSRSAAWQTLEQSLHVGQGIANYLSEENSQAATPPVILLDCLTLLVSNVMCDDEQNCQDADELERRVRSEVDALIEVATNHPTHLIIVSGEVGSGVVPEHAMGRLFRDLLGMGNQQLAAVATSTYLMVAGLAIDATRLSTSVEQAADLVNATSRQESRV; translated from the coding sequence ATGATGCACTCCACGGTACAACCCGAACCGGGCAACGCGGCAGCGGCCACGTCTAACGAGGGCTCACTGACGCTGGTACTGGGCGGCGTCCGCAGCGGCAAGAGCGCCTTTGCGCAGTCGTTGGCCGCACGCCTGGGTGGCGAGCGCGTGCTGTTTGTGGCCACGGCCCAACCGCATGACGACGAGATGCAGCGGAGGATCGACCATCACCGTCGCAGCCGTTCTGCGGCTTGGCAAACGCTGGAACAATCGCTGCACGTGGGGCAGGGCATCGCCAATTATCTGAGCGAAGAAAATTCGCAAGCCGCCACGCCGCCGGTGATTCTGCTGGACTGCCTGACGCTGTTGGTCAGCAACGTAATGTGCGACGACGAACAAAACTGTCAGGATGCCGACGAATTGGAACGTCGAGTGCGCAGCGAAGTCGACGCGTTGATCGAGGTAGCCACGAATCACCCCACGCATTTAATCATCGTCTCCGGCGAAGTCGGCTCGGGCGTGGTTCCCGAGCACGCCATGGGCCGCCTGTTCCGCGACTTGTTGGGAATGGGCAACCAACAACTGGCCGCCGTCGCCACGTCGACCTACCTGATGGTCGCCGGCTTGGCCATCGATGCGACACGGCTGTCGACCAGCGTCGAACAAGCCGCGGATTTGGTAAACGCCACCAGCCGCCAGGAGTCTCGCGTATGA
- a CDS encoding ABC transporter permease, protein MLPIIRREFVAILRTRRAAIIQWLLAVCYTAIILIRWPGDARTDLAGSNSQDLFALFAYGLLAVVVLLTPIFPATSIVMERRTGTLALLLNSPLKTPSIYLGKLLGVLGFVVLMIAISLPSAAACYAMGGVALHEQLLTLYAFLLVVAVQYVSVGLLVSSYATSADSAVRLTYGCVLGLAVITLGPYFLFQSDSGLVASVVPWLRCVSPIPAVMQIAGQGDIGSQQQMQGWSALGRYVLLAAVSSIGMSVWTMYRLHFRVMDRSRSQGMITDDKGWGIRAIRRVAFLVDPSRRSGGIGNWSNPVMIKEFRSRRFGRSHWMIRLVMACAVLSLLIAFSVTAGTVRLQLEAVGGPLVMLQVGLLVMFLPSLAAGLVSSERESGAWPLLRSTPLSGGAIVRGKLLSVFWTMLLLIASTIPGYLVMMYIQPTLWVQVVQGFVCLILAGLLALMISAAVGSLFRRTAAATTAAYICVLTLFGGTLLVWLARDAPFGYETVENVLTVNPMAAALGVFRIPGFDTYNLLPLSWYLSAAIIVTMYFAMRLQVQRLTRPE, encoded by the coding sequence ATGCTTCCGATTATTCGACGCGAGTTTGTTGCCATCTTACGGACCCGGCGGGCCGCCATCATTCAGTGGCTGTTGGCGGTTTGTTATACGGCCATCATCTTGATCCGTTGGCCGGGCGATGCGCGGACGGATCTGGCGGGTTCCAATTCGCAGGACTTGTTCGCTTTGTTCGCATACGGTTTGTTGGCCGTAGTGGTGTTGCTGACGCCGATCTTCCCTGCCACTTCGATCGTCATGGAGCGGCGGACCGGGACGTTGGCGTTACTGCTGAATTCGCCCTTAAAAACCCCCTCTATCTATCTCGGCAAACTTCTCGGCGTGCTGGGGTTTGTGGTCTTGATGATCGCCATTTCACTGCCCTCGGCCGCGGCTTGTTATGCGATGGGTGGTGTGGCCTTGCATGAGCAGCTGTTGACGCTGTACGCGTTCCTGCTGGTCGTGGCCGTGCAGTACGTGAGCGTGGGGTTACTGGTCAGCAGCTATGCGACCAGCGCGGATTCCGCGGTCCGATTGACTTACGGTTGTGTGCTGGGACTAGCCGTGATCACGCTGGGCCCGTACTTCTTGTTCCAGTCCGATAGCGGCTTGGTCGCATCGGTGGTGCCTTGGCTGCGCTGCGTGTCGCCGATCCCTGCCGTGATGCAAATTGCCGGACAGGGCGACATCGGATCGCAGCAACAGATGCAGGGTTGGAGCGCGTTGGGGCGTTATGTTTTGCTGGCCGCCGTGTCTTCGATTGGGATGTCGGTATGGACGATGTATCGATTGCATTTTCGCGTGATGGACCGCAGTCGCAGCCAGGGCATGATCACCGACGACAAGGGCTGGGGAATTCGAGCCATCCGCCGCGTGGCGTTTTTGGTCGACCCCAGTCGTCGCAGTGGCGGCATTGGAAACTGGAGCAATCCGGTGATGATCAAAGAGTTTCGTTCGCGGCGTTTCGGTCGCTCGCACTGGATGATTCGATTAGTGATGGCGTGCGCCGTGCTGTCGTTGTTGATCGCGTTTTCGGTCACTGCGGGCACGGTTCGTTTGCAATTGGAAGCCGTCGGCGGACCGTTGGTGATGCTGCAAGTCGGTTTGTTGGTGATGTTCCTGCCAAGCTTGGCGGCGGGGTTGGTCAGCAGCGAACGCGAAAGTGGGGCTTGGCCCTTGCTGCGCAGTACACCGTTGTCGGGCGGCGCGATCGTCCGCGGCAAATTGCTGAGCGTGTTTTGGACGATGTTGTTGTTGATCGCGTCGACGATTCCCGGTTATCTGGTGATGATGTATATCCAGCCCACTCTCTGGGTGCAGGTCGTCCAAGGGTTTGTGTGTTTGATCCTGGCGGGGTTGTTGGCGTTGATGATCAGCGCCGCGGTGGGCAGTCTTTTTCGGCGGACCGCGGCGGCCACCACGGCCGCCTATATCTGTGTGCTGACGCTGTTTGGCGGAACGCTATTGGTGTGGTTGGCTCGTGACGCTCCGTTTGGTTATGAAACGGTGGAAAACGTGTTAACGGTGAATCCCATGGCGGCGGCTTTGGGCGTGTTCCGCATCCCAGGATTCGATACTTACAATCTGCTGCCACTGTCCTGGTATCTGTCGGCGGCGATCATCGTGACGATGTATTTCGCGATGCGTCTACAAGTCCAACGGTTGACGAGGCCCGAATGA
- a CDS encoding cobyric acid synthase: protein MTAKTVMVMGTSSSAGKSLLTTALCRCFARRGLRVAPFKAQNMSNNAAVCASGAEIGRSQALQAVAAGVPADSDMNPILLKPEGQTRSQVIVNGRPLQTLEANDYFQRRQQLWPHVTAALDRMRERYDVVVIEGAGSPAELNLAELEMVNMSVARYCQSPVLLIGDIERGGVFAQLLGTLWLLPPEDRRLVAGLIVNKFRGDLSLFDSGVEILQQRGGVPVLGVLPWIDALRLPEEDAVALDSPAASESNHAGDRLQIAVVRLPHIANFDDFDPLARTPGVHLRYVRSMEELNDSDVVILPGTKNTLGDLAWLQQSGLAKRIVQLAQRGTQIVGICGGYQMLGRRILNPDGLENGIPHADGLGLLPTETTFHPAKLTRQVQFELVDDSLAPGARGAILSGYEIHCGQTAPRLPWLCRHSNNDVADAQARDGSRSDDGRVWGCYLHGLFHNDAFRTAWLNHLGIGSITDQDLSADEQLHRSLDRLADAFEAHINMDQLMNLVLDSNPTPEPQHVA, encoded by the coding sequence ATGACCGCAAAAACCGTAATGGTGATGGGCACTAGTTCGTCGGCAGGGAAAAGCCTGCTGACGACGGCGCTGTGTCGTTGCTTTGCCCGTCGTGGTCTGCGCGTCGCACCGTTTAAGGCACAGAACATGTCCAACAACGCGGCCGTATGTGCCAGCGGTGCCGAGATCGGACGCTCCCAAGCCTTACAAGCCGTCGCCGCCGGTGTGCCCGCCGACAGCGACATGAACCCGATCCTGCTGAAACCCGAAGGCCAGACGCGTTCGCAAGTGATCGTTAACGGCCGCCCGCTGCAAACGCTGGAAGCCAACGATTACTTTCAACGTCGACAGCAGCTGTGGCCGCATGTCACCGCGGCTCTCGATCGGATGCGCGAGCGTTACGACGTGGTGGTCATCGAGGGTGCCGGCAGCCCCGCGGAATTGAATCTGGCCGAGCTGGAAATGGTCAACATGTCCGTGGCTCGCTACTGCCAGTCGCCGGTGCTGTTGATCGGCGACATCGAACGCGGCGGTGTATTCGCGCAACTGTTGGGCACGCTGTGGTTGCTGCCGCCGGAAGATCGTCGACTGGTTGCCGGCTTGATCGTCAACAAGTTCCGCGGTGACCTGTCGCTGTTCGATTCCGGTGTAGAAATCCTGCAACAGCGCGGCGGGGTACCGGTGTTGGGTGTATTGCCCTGGATCGATGCCCTGCGATTGCCCGAAGAAGACGCCGTGGCCCTGGATTCCCCGGCGGCGTCTGAATCAAACCATGCCGGCGACCGGTTGCAGATCGCGGTCGTGCGTTTGCCTCACATCGCCAATTTCGACGATTTTGATCCGCTGGCACGCACGCCGGGCGTTCACTTGCGATACGTCCGATCGATGGAGGAACTGAACGACTCCGACGTCGTGATTCTGCCCGGCACAAAAAACACGCTGGGCGACCTGGCTTGGCTGCAACAGTCGGGGCTGGCAAAACGGATCGTTCAACTAGCACAGCGAGGCACTCAGATCGTGGGCATCTGCGGTGGCTACCAAATGCTGGGCCGCCGGATCCTTAATCCCGATGGGCTGGAAAACGGGATCCCCCACGCCGACGGCCTGGGTTTACTGCCTACCGAAACCACGTTCCACCCGGCAAAGCTGACGCGACAAGTACAGTTTGAACTTGTCGACGATAGCCTGGCGCCGGGTGCCCGTGGCGCAATCCTGTCGGGGTATGAAATCCACTGCGGACAAACCGCCCCCCGCTTGCCCTGGTTATGCCGACACTCCAACAACGATGTTGCCGACGCGCAGGCCCGCGACGGTTCGCGCAGCGACGACGGTCGGGTTTGGGGCTGTTACCTTCACGGCCTGTTTCACAACGATGCCTTCCGCACCGCTTGGCTGAACCACTTGGGCATCGGCTCGATCACCGACCAGGACCTCTCGGCGGACGAACAATTGCACCGCTCACTGGATCGGCTGGCCGATGCCTTTGAAGCTCATATCAACATGGACCAACTGATGAATCTTGTCTTGGATTCCAACCCCACACCGGAACCACAACATGTCGCATGA
- a CDS encoding DUF1559 domain-containing protein gives MTHTHPSSSRSQNLFSSPLCLPSRKPQRRGFTLVELLVVIAIIGVLVGLLLPAVQAVREAARRMQCSNNLKQIGLSLHNYESSFGVFPAQSSGPAPGAEFAARRGSWFTAVLPFYEQDGLFQSFDPSKHWHDPENSQAVLTQVPTLVCPSAPQREGFEWTVLVNYASPTAPYSLTPRDFYPGAVTDYANIGGVGTQLNVVLPPQFQLGDPRNCGVLKSTAVRLAEITDGLSNTALVIECAGRPNLYQNGRLVPDGAAKTWSGSSSVTRPFPTGGVWASHNKGFVVDGAQSDGNTLLRPGPCAVNCSNDNEVYAFHPGGGMMLLSDGSVRFLAETLPIEQLTALVSRNGGEVVAAP, from the coding sequence ATGACTCACACCCATCCATCTTCCAGCCGCTCACAAAACCTGTTTTCCTCCCCGCTTTGCCTTCCCTCCCGCAAACCCCAACGGCGCGGCTTTACACTGGTGGAACTACTGGTCGTGATCGCCATTATCGGCGTCCTGGTCGGACTGTTACTGCCCGCCGTTCAAGCGGTACGCGAAGCAGCCCGGCGGATGCAATGCAGCAACAACCTCAAGCAAATCGGACTCTCGCTACACAACTACGAATCCAGCTTTGGCGTCTTCCCCGCACAGTCCTCAGGGCCGGCCCCGGGAGCCGAATTTGCCGCCCGCCGCGGCAGCTGGTTCACGGCCGTGCTACCGTTCTACGAACAAGACGGGCTGTTTCAGTCCTTTGATCCCAGCAAACACTGGCACGACCCGGAAAACTCCCAAGCCGTGTTGACGCAGGTGCCGACTCTGGTCTGCCCCTCGGCCCCCCAGCGCGAAGGCTTTGAGTGGACGGTGCTGGTCAATTATGCCAGCCCCACGGCCCCCTACTCGTTAACCCCGCGTGACTTTTATCCCGGTGCCGTAACCGACTACGCCAACATCGGTGGTGTGGGCACCCAGTTAAACGTGGTCCTGCCGCCGCAGTTCCAGCTCGGCGATCCGCGCAACTGTGGCGTGCTCAAAAGCACCGCGGTACGGCTGGCCGAAATCACCGACGGCCTGTCCAACACAGCCTTGGTGATCGAGTGCGCGGGCCGCCCAAACTTGTACCAAAACGGCCGACTGGTTCCCGACGGGGCGGCGAAAACCTGGAGCGGCTCGTCCAGCGTCACGCGGCCGTTCCCCACCGGCGGCGTCTGGGCCAGCCACAACAAAGGGTTTGTCGTCGACGGAGCTCAGAGCGACGGCAACACCCTGCTGCGACCCGGCCCCTGCGCCGTCAATTGCAGCAACGACAATGAGGTCTACGCATTTCACCCCGGCGGTGGGATGATGTTATTGTCCGACGGGTCGGTGCGGTTCCTGGCCGAAACCCTGCCGATCGAACAACTGACCGCACTGGTCAGCCGCAACGGTGGCGAAGTGGTTGCCGCCCCCTGA
- the cobO gene encoding cob(I)yrinic acid a,c-diamide adenosyltransferase yields the protein MSHDINEQHRKKMVRLNEIKDKQLAKADKEKGLIIVHTGAGKGKSTAAFGMAFRALGQGMKVAIVQFIKGAIPTGEARFIDQIAESGMPIEMHTMGEGFTWKTQDRERDIATAMRGWEKAVELMRDPSIDLVVLDELNIATKYDYIPASLVVEELHAKRPMLHVVLTGRNASDEIIEIADLVSEMKVIKHPYAHGIQPQRGVEF from the coding sequence ATGTCGCATGACATCAACGAACAGCACCGCAAGAAAATGGTGCGACTAAACGAGATCAAGGACAAGCAACTAGCCAAGGCGGACAAAGAAAAAGGCCTGATCATCGTGCACACCGGCGCGGGCAAGGGCAAATCCACGGCCGCTTTTGGGATGGCCTTCCGCGCCCTCGGCCAAGGCATGAAAGTGGCCATCGTGCAGTTCATCAAAGGCGCCATCCCCACCGGCGAAGCTCGCTTTATCGACCAAATCGCCGAGTCCGGGATGCCGATCGAAATGCATACGATGGGCGAAGGATTTACTTGGAAAACCCAGGACCGCGAGCGTGACATCGCCACCGCCATGCGGGGCTGGGAGAAAGCGGTCGAGCTGATGCGTGATCCCTCGATCGACCTGGTCGTACTGGACGAATTAAACATCGCCACCAAATACGACTACATCCCCGCCTCGCTGGTCGTGGAAGAACTGCACGCTAAACGCCCGATGCTGCACGTGGTCCTCACGGGCCGCAACGCCAGTGATGAAATCATCGAAATCGCCGACCTGGTGTCCGAGATGAAAGTCATCAAACATCCCTACGCCCACGGCATTCAACCTCAACGCGGCGTCGAATTCTAA
- a CDS encoding ABC transporter substrate-binding protein, giving the protein MNKRIQGRLSLRERSRTTPLDERILQRCFRGAKDDQTTPRRPHRLATVATLLTLIILAGCQKPSTPAANSAPDAPATITDRLDRSVIVDTPAKRIISLTPAMTELLFAMDLGPTMVGATKHCNYPAAALDIPRVGAGTLESISVEAIIAAKPDLVLCKWDYHQPLIETLDRMQIRCLAVGPQSLDELFDEADWIGRLTGHEAQAAALIERMTARRDHLTEVVARVQPTPPLKVFYEVWDDPLMTAGPDSFIDEMLVSAGLENIIRDTSIRYPRISAETVLRANPDLILAPTTHFEDVDVDTIRTRPGWDSVTAVQQQRIHLISGDEVSRCGPRLLDALSEIILAAYPELSPADLEFSSPSPAEVTR; this is encoded by the coding sequence ATGAATAAGCGTATTCAAGGTCGCCTTTCGCTCCGCGAAAGATCGCGAACAACACCGCTCGACGAAAGGATTCTGCAACGTTGCTTTCGCGGAGCGAAAGACGACCAAACCACGCCGCGCCGCCCCCACCGTCTGGCGACGGTAGCTACGTTGCTCACGCTGATCATCCTTGCAGGCTGTCAAAAACCTTCCACACCAGCCGCCAACTCCGCACCTGACGCCCCAGCCACCATCACCGATCGGCTCGACCGCTCAGTCATCGTGGACACTCCGGCTAAACGCATCATCAGCTTGACTCCGGCGATGACCGAATTGTTATTCGCTATGGACTTGGGACCGACCATGGTGGGCGCCACCAAACACTGCAACTACCCCGCCGCCGCTTTAGACATCCCTCGCGTCGGTGCCGGCACGCTGGAAAGCATCAGTGTGGAAGCCATCATCGCCGCCAAGCCCGATCTGGTGCTGTGCAAATGGGACTATCACCAACCCTTGATCGAAACGCTCGATCGGATGCAAATCCGCTGTTTAGCGGTCGGACCGCAAAGTTTGGATGAACTGTTCGATGAGGCCGACTGGATCGGTCGATTGACCGGCCACGAAGCGCAAGCCGCGGCGTTGATCGAGCGCATGACGGCGCGGCGAGATCACTTGACCGAGGTGGTCGCCCGCGTGCAACCGACGCCGCCCCTAAAAGTTTTCTACGAAGTCTGGGACGACCCTTTGATGACGGCCGGTCCGGATTCATTCATCGACGAGATGCTGGTTTCGGCGGGTTTGGAAAACATTATTCGCGACACCTCGATCCGCTACCCGCGAATCAGTGCCGAAACGGTCCTGCGGGCCAACCCCGATTTAATCCTCGCCCCGACCACCCATTTTGAAGACGTCGACGTGGATACGATCCGCACACGGCCCGGTTGGGATTCCGTGACTGCGGTCCAGCAGCAACGCATTCATCTGATCTCCGGTGACGAAGTTTCGCGTTGTGGCCCGCGCTTGCTGGACGCGCTGAGTGAAATCATTTTGGCGGCGTATCCCGAACTTTCGCCCGCGGACCTTGAATTCTCGTCGCCTTCGCCAGCCGAGGTGACGCGTTGA
- a CDS encoding platelet-activating factor acetylhydrolase IB subunit yields the protein MTSVLLLALVAVSAPAQDVATAPATVKPVPRAGGWMNRHESMNARVKKGNVDLVFIGDSITQGWEGRGKGVWKEFYGDRNAVNLGIGGDRTQHVIWRLDNGNLEGISPKAAVIMIGTNNSGSDSPEDIAEGVEVIVKQLREKTPDTKILVLATFPRGANPADAKRQVNEKSNAIVKKLADGEHVFYLDIGDKFLDDEGNLSREIMPDLLHLSEQGYTIWAESIEDSVAKLMGE from the coding sequence ATGACTTCTGTTCTGCTGCTGGCCTTGGTGGCCGTCAGTGCTCCGGCACAGGACGTCGCCACGGCCCCCGCTACCGTTAAACCCGTCCCCCGTGCGGGCGGATGGATGAACCGCCACGAGTCGATGAATGCGCGGGTCAAAAAGGGCAACGTCGACCTGGTGTTTATCGGCGACTCGATCACCCAAGGCTGGGAAGGCCGCGGCAAGGGTGTTTGGAAGGAATTTTATGGCGACCGCAATGCCGTCAATCTGGGCATCGGTGGCGATCGCACGCAGCACGTGATCTGGCGGTTGGACAACGGCAACCTGGAAGGCATTTCGCCCAAGGCCGCCGTGATCATGATCGGCACCAACAACTCCGGCAGCGATTCGCCCGAAGACATCGCCGAGGGTGTGGAAGTGATCGTCAAACAGTTACGAGAAAAAACGCCGGACACCAAAATCCTCGTCTTGGCGACCTTCCCCCGCGGAGCCAATCCGGCCGACGCCAAACGGCAGGTAAACGAAAAGAGCAACGCGATTGTCAAAAAGTTGGCCGACGGCGAGCACGTGTTCTATCTGGACATCGGCGACAAGTTCTTGGACGACGAAGGCAACCTGTCGCGCGAGATCATGCCCGACCTGTTGCACCTGAGCGAACAAGGCTACACGATCTGGGCCGAGTCGATCGAAGACTCCGTCGCCAAATTGATGGGCGAGTAG
- a CDS encoding lactonase family protein, whose protein sequence is MNPTTRSRRCFIKTSAALLGTTPLAAHSLSAQSASKGRALMAYVGTFSSPLGDVLPTQVDLPPGNGRGIHLFTVDRDSGAMTAAGVHEMGTSPSCVVANADGTRLYSTNETDRVDNSKQGSVSAFAIDPNSGQLAPLGTVPSGGEGPTYASLHPSGRFLLVANYFGGSVSVLPILANGSLGKATDVKLDEGEIGPTTAVHAPPGSFAFSGHDRTHAHMIQSDPSGRYVIHVDLGLDKIFVWKFDAQTGTLSPNDPPSVSLPPGDGPRHFYFHPNGRWFYSIQEEGSTIVLFDYDAATGRLTSRQTISTLPPGYAGSNFCSEILVSADGRFVYAGNRLHDSIGIFAVGPRGELSFLGYEWTRGNYPRSFAFDPTGRFLVCCNQRADNLAVFKVNQKTGGLDFTEHYVPVGNPSSVAFVDLRK, encoded by the coding sequence ATGAATCCCACCACACGCTCTCGGCGCTGCTTCATAAAAACTTCGGCCGCTCTGCTGGGAACCACCCCCCTGGCTGCCCATTCGTTGTCCGCACAGTCTGCTTCCAAGGGTCGAGCGTTGATGGCTTACGTGGGCACCTTTAGTTCGCCGCTGGGCGACGTATTGCCCACCCAAGTCGATTTGCCGCCGGGCAACGGTCGCGGGATTCACCTGTTTACGGTCGATCGCGATAGTGGAGCGATGACGGCGGCGGGGGTTCATGAGATGGGCACCAGTCCCAGCTGCGTGGTGGCCAATGCCGATGGCACACGTTTGTATTCGACCAACGAAACCGATCGCGTGGACAACAGCAAACAGGGTTCGGTCAGCGCCTTTGCGATCGATCCGAACAGCGGGCAATTGGCGCCACTGGGCACGGTGCCCTCCGGTGGCGAAGGCCCGACCTATGCCAGTTTGCACCCCTCGGGTCGGTTCCTGCTGGTCGCCAACTATTTCGGCGGTTCGGTTTCGGTCCTGCCGATCCTGGCGAACGGCAGCTTGGGCAAAGCCACCGACGTAAAATTGGACGAAGGCGAAATCGGCCCCACGACCGCCGTCCATGCGCCGCCCGGCAGTTTCGCCTTTAGCGGTCATGACCGCACACACGCACACATGATTCAGTCCGATCCCTCGGGACGATATGTAATCCACGTCGACTTGGGATTAGACAAAATCTTTGTCTGGAAGTTCGATGCGCAAACCGGCACGCTGTCGCCCAACGACCCGCCATCGGTGTCTTTGCCGCCGGGCGACGGACCGCGACACTTCTATTTTCACCCCAACGGTCGCTGGTTCTATTCGATCCAAGAAGAGGGCTCGACGATCGTGTTGTTCGACTACGACGCCGCCACTGGACGGCTGACGTCGCGACAAACGATATCGACGTTGCCACCGGGGTATGCGGGCAGCAATTTCTGTTCGGAGATTCTGGTTTCGGCCGATGGACGATTTGTGTACGCCGGCAACCGGTTGCACGACAGCATCGGAATTTTTGCCGTGGGTCCGCGCGGCGAGCTGAGCTTCTTGGGCTACGAATGGACGCGCGGCAATTACCCTCGCAGCTTCGCCTTCGACCCCACCGGTCGGTTTTTGGTGTGTTGCAACCAAAGAGCCGACAACTTGGCGGTGTTCAAGGTGAATCAAAAGACGGGCGGATTGGACTTCACCGAACATTACGTCCCCGTCGGCAACCCCTCCAGCGTCGCCTTCGTCGATTTGAGGAAATAG